ACTATGGATGCTGCATCACGATTCATCCGAACGCTTGTTGCTTGTTGATCTTCTTTCAGCAGTTTTTCTAGCTGCTGCGCGTATCCAGAATCTTGGGCAATCAAGGGAACGTTGAATCTAACTCGTCCTGGGATCGCATGAACAACACTGCAATCAACCTTGGAAGGGTGTGATAAATCTTTATGACCCTGACTCGAAGTAGGTTTAGGAGAAATTTCTTGACGAGTTGCACTTACCATCATTAAGCAGACTGGAATTGCTGCCCAACCGTTGATTCTCAGAATCCTAATGATAAGTAGACCCATTAGGATAGAAATGAAATTGAATCCCTGTGTTTTCCAAAAACTGACTGATTTTTTAACAGCAAGAAGTTCTGCTCGACTCGCTTTGAGCAAAAAATCACTTTGTATCCACTCAGCAATTGATTCAGAAGGCAGTTTTAACTGAGTGCTTAAATCGCCCCTTTTGCTGACAGTAATTGTCATTTGTGACAAGATTAAT
This genomic interval from Scytonema hofmannii PCC 7110 contains the following:
- a CDS encoding HMA2 domain-containing protein, giving the protein MTITVSKRGDLSTQLKLPSESIAEWIQSDFLLKASRAELLAVKKSVSFWKTQGFNFISILMGLLIIRILRINGWAAIPVCLMMVSATRQEISPKPTSSQGHKDLSHPSKVDCSVVHAIPGRVRFNVPLIAQDSGYAQQLEKLLKEDQQATSVRMNRDAASIVVNYKPNTILDSRMRSHVASLIQFAKDAVVTANFTTPSILLTCSIEVRQATVSSDSCCLLKSKTGKPLKGGALGARSYRLDRLGILVSCHSYPNIN